The Rhizobiaceae bacterium genome contains the following window.
GGCGCTGGTGCTCATGACGATCTTCGGCATTCGCGAAACCGTCGAGCGAGATCTTGGCCGCATCTCGCCGCGCGCGCTTCTTGCAAGCTATGCCAGTCTGCTGAAAAGCCCCTATTTCATGACCGCCAGCCTGACAAACGCCGGCGCCACGGGCGCGATCTATGCGCTTGCCACGATGCTGCCCTTCGTGATGATGAACCGGGTCGGGTTGACGCCCACCCAATTCGGTCTGGCGATGCTGATGCAGTCAGGCAGCTTCATCGTCGGTTCGCTTACGCTGCGCTGGCTGATGCGGCGATGGTCGCCTGCCGCGCTTGTGCCGTTGGGACTGACGCTTGTCGGGCTGGCGAGCATCGCTTTCGTCACCCTGCCACGCATCTGGCCGCCGAGCTTCGCTACCGTCATGGTGCCGCTCGCCTTCTACGCCTTTGGCGTGGCCTTCATCGTTTCGGTCATGACAATGGCGGCGATGGCTCCGTTCGGACGCAATGCAGGGGCGGCGTCGGCGCTGCTCGGTTTCATGCAGATGGGGACCGGGCTGGCTGGCGGATCGCTCGCCGCGTTGATCGGCGATGCAGTCGTGGCGCTCGCAACGGTTGTGCCGCTGCTGGGGTTCATCGCAATCGTTTCGTGGCTCGTCTGGCGGCGGCTACCGATGCCCTCGTGAGGGATGCCGTCGCGGCGTCAATCCAGTTCGGGCCGCTCGAAGTCGCCGGTCTCGCTGTTCATCGCCCACAGCTCGCCGGTCGAGATGTCGAACCATGCGCCGTAGAGCGACAAGCGCTCCTTCTGCTCCAATATCTTCACGCAGGGAAAGCTGCGCAGATTGTCCAGCGAATAGCGGATCGATATGCGTTCCAGCGCCGTCTGGCGTTCGCTCGACGTCATCATCTTGTTGCCTGCCACCGTTTGCGCCGCCGGGCCGACGAGGCTCATCCACTTGCCGATGAAATCGCCGGGTGACAGCGGCTCGGCGTCCGGCGACAGCGCCGCCTTGATGCCGCCGCAACGACCGTGGCCCATGACGACAATGTTCTT
Protein-coding sequences here:
- a CDS encoding carbonic anhydrase; the encoded protein is MAHLPEHLLSGYRTFMSSRYPGERDSYRSLAREGQAPETMVIACCDSRSAPEVIFNSGPGELFVVRNVANLVPPYAPDGEFHATSAALEFAVQSLKVKNIVVMGHGRCGGIKAALSPDAEPLSPGDFIGKWMSLVGPAAQTVAGNKMMTSSERQTALERISIRYSLDNLRSFPCVKILEQKERLSLYGAWFDISTGELWAMNSETGDFERPELD
- a CDS encoding multidrug effflux MFS transporter yields the protein MDIQQPQRPLMSERRVGIIGACLAMIGPFSMSVYTPAMPEIVHAFGTTEEAVKMSLSLYFAGFAFAQLVTGPLSDGLGRRPVTIAFMAIYTMASLAALFAPGIGVLIAARFVQGIGAAAGIAMSRAIVRDLFNHDQAARIMNLIATILAIGPALAPTIGGLTMKFFGWHAIFFVMAVAGGALVLMTIFGIRETVERDLGRISPRALLASYASLLKSPYFMTASLTNAGATGAIYALATMLPFVMMNRVGLTPTQFGLAMLMQSGSFIVGSLTLRWLMRRWSPAALVPLGLTLVGLASIAFVTLPRIWPPSFATVMVPLAFYAFGVAFIVSVMTMAAMAPFGRNAGAASALLGFMQMGTGLAGGSLAALIGDAVVALATVVPLLGFIAIVSWLVWRRLPMPS